The following coding sequences lie in one Vibrio sp. ED004 genomic window:
- a CDS encoding EAL domain-containing protein: MHCSFNINNNNESLQLIYNEEKIYIKRDSNKISEETLNSKESFVFKYLIENASISNPQSARDVEESFKSHFDEEFSLYALKNIIASIRKKYRNLCEEAEVDNNSELISNLYKVGYFIDLDKSSENRIAPKDNINQFKPSQVEMLKLMFNTYHKELIRALITVFTATSFFLFVVYFFQILYTTKIADEYSGNTKHIAEEVMDYGCDSPGAVHSLRHSLNLDSVVMTTPHGSCYISKSRSQYVELDKIDDFYDSGDFTYSRFRDLENDIDLTVRISKGSIEARYRNSLLPLLVDSVSIQKNGYYILNLGDHSQPIYTSELPSSASITFYSDDIVALWVALSLLLATLLYRSYILGFFIYLYRWKHISFEEEPIINTEDSTVLYYELLSRVRNVGVLSFINTMRRTNLLTFHTILLVETVRNAKLNNSHEIYGVNVCPSALVGNNFSKLKVHLDAMEANEFVVEITEYSNIGYGCEVIDNIKAIKKLGITIALDDFGTGNNNIEIIGIISPTYLKLDRCFVKDIESGEHHQGVLLNISEIGRLSNITMIYEGVETRRQQYILCQLGYNLHQGYLYSRPQSTTS; encoded by the coding sequence ATGCACTGTTCTTTCAATATAAATAACAATAATGAGAGCTTGCAACTAATCTATAATGAAGAAAAAATATATATCAAAAGAGACAGTAATAAGATATCAGAGGAAACTCTTAATAGTAAAGAGAGTTTTGTCTTCAAATATTTAATTGAGAATGCTTCAATTTCTAACCCTCAATCCGCTAGAGATGTTGAAGAGTCTTTTAAATCGCATTTTGATGAAGAGTTCAGTTTGTACGCATTAAAGAATATTATCGCGTCTATAAGAAAGAAATATCGCAACCTGTGTGAAGAAGCCGAGGTTGATAATAATAGTGAACTCATTTCTAACCTTTATAAGGTTGGCTATTTTATTGATCTCGATAAGAGCTCAGAAAACCGCATAGCGCCCAAAGACAACATCAACCAGTTCAAACCCAGTCAGGTAGAGATGCTCAAGCTGATGTTCAACACCTATCACAAGGAGTTGATCAGGGCTTTGATAACCGTGTTCACCGCGACGTCATTCTTCTTGTTCGTTGTCTACTTTTTCCAAATCCTTTATACAACGAAAATTGCAGATGAATACAGTGGGAACACCAAACATATTGCAGAAGAAGTGATGGATTACGGCTGTGATAGCCCTGGGGCCGTACATTCACTAAGGCATTCCCTCAACCTCGACTCGGTCGTCATGACCACCCCTCATGGCTCGTGCTATATATCCAAAAGCCGCTCACAGTATGTGGAACTCGATAAGATTGATGACTTCTACGACAGTGGCGATTTCACTTATTCGCGTTTCAGAGACCTTGAAAATGATATCGATCTGACGGTTCGTATTTCCAAAGGTTCTATTGAGGCGCGTTACAGAAACTCACTGTTGCCTCTGCTGGTTGATTCGGTTTCTATACAAAAGAATGGCTACTACATTCTCAACCTCGGCGATCACAGTCAGCCGATTTATACTTCTGAGCTACCGAGCAGTGCCTCAATCACTTTCTACAGTGACGATATCGTTGCACTGTGGGTTGCACTCTCACTGCTGCTCGCTACCCTACTCTATCGCTCGTATATTTTAGGTTTCTTTATTTACCTGTATCGCTGGAAACACATCTCGTTTGAAGAAGAGCCAATCATCAACACCGAAGACAGCACCGTTTTGTACTACGAGTTGTTATCTAGGGTGCGTAATGTCGGCGTTTTGAGCTTCATCAACACCATGAGACGCACCAACTTACTGACGTTTCATACGATTTTACTTGTCGAAACGGTCAGAAACGCCAAGTTAAACAACAGCCATGAGATCTACGGTGTCAACGTCTGCCCAAGTGCTTTAGTTGGGAATAACTTTTCAAAACTCAAAGTGCATTTGGACGCGATGGAAGCGAATGAATTTGTGGTTGAGATAACTGAATACTCAAACATTGGTTATGGATGTGAGGTTATAGACAACATCAAGGCAATCAAAAAGCTGGGGATCACCATCGCATTGGATGACTTTGGTACAGGTAATAATAACATCGAGATCATCGGTATTATCTCCCCAACCTACCTAAAGTTGGACCGTTGTTTTGTTAAAGACATCGAATCAGGAGAGCATCATCAAGGCGTGTTGCTTAACATCTCAGAGATCGGACGCTTATCTAACATCACGATGATTTATGAAGGCGTCGAAACACGCAGGCAACAATACATATTGTGTCAGTTGGGCTACAACCTGCATCAAGGTTACCTATACAGCCGACCTCAAAGCACGACAAGCTAA
- a CDS encoding EAL domain-containing protein: MLHINDKKLVWFTKYLPITIIIFSAIILNVAMFTSVDHKVKALVNLIRTDYIAAQKESIETQVLQVSQQITHTQRLIESETKKRITRRLDRAYTAARNIYSSNQHLPQEELKLLILNEIRKLSYAKEKGYIYAYDMQGNLLVHPLYPELENTNQLEETDIRGVPVIKEQIDLLKATDGAYSRYFAPRPGFDGQDFEKPHLGSDHFEKLSYIRRFEPFDWYFGTGVSIEDVKRTSYQRILEILSTVTIGDNGYLFVFEKNGNSLLHANQIHAGRELNVYDLIGDDFKQDVLAQAETGGFVDYTAEDKQGVIGTKSSYVQNVGEWDWIVGTGIYLNNVNASIEKRKDELLAESRNEFGLVLVMSVLVSLACIFISALVGRRISIRFAQMEQRISDDFNRIQNSRRRLQHMARHDSLTALPNRSELELQVSRAIAHSKLEGKLVALVFVDLDNFKRINDQYGHASGDELLKQIGQRFERILGPNDIVSRFGGDEFVFCLPGIHDLVEAENKVKQIQDVFEPSFDLHGSSVSAQCSAGVSMYPYDGTEVEELLTKADIVLYKAKELNKGDAVFYDDVINQKVKYDFSIEEQLETALDKGEFSVLYQPQVDSHTEQLKGVEALCRWHNSVLGFVSPLDFIPAAERVGKIHEIGEFVLRKACADTLSLMPNGPEAVCVSVNVSPKQVFELGFDDKVIGLVEDVGIDPCRVTLELTENILIKDLHIVEPILRRLREYGFGISLDDFGTGFSSLNYLNTLPITEIKIDRSFIGKLNSSQHSETLVKAIIDIGASCQMKVVAEGVETPEQMAKLQQYHCDLLQGYYFDKPLSAQGLVDAYFPANSESLTCSNT; the protein is encoded by the coding sequence ATGTTGCACATTAATGACAAAAAACTGGTTTGGTTTACCAAGTATTTGCCAATAACCATCATCATCTTTTCTGCGATCATATTGAATGTAGCGATGTTCACGAGCGTAGACCACAAGGTTAAGGCGTTGGTTAATCTCATCAGAACGGATTACATTGCAGCGCAAAAGGAATCGATTGAGACCCAGGTGTTGCAGGTGTCTCAGCAAATCACGCACACCCAGCGCCTTATTGAATCTGAGACAAAAAAGAGAATCACCCGTCGCTTAGACAGAGCCTATACCGCCGCTCGAAATATCTATTCATCTAATCAACACCTGCCACAAGAAGAACTCAAGTTACTCATTCTTAATGAGATTAGAAAGCTGAGCTATGCCAAGGAAAAGGGGTATATCTATGCTTATGACATGCAAGGTAATCTGTTAGTCCATCCACTGTATCCTGAACTTGAAAACACAAATCAGTTAGAAGAGACCGACATCCGTGGCGTGCCTGTCATCAAAGAGCAAATCGACCTTCTGAAAGCGACCGATGGGGCTTACTCTCGTTATTTTGCCCCTCGTCCTGGGTTTGATGGGCAGGATTTCGAAAAGCCTCATCTCGGCAGCGACCATTTTGAAAAACTCAGTTATATCCGCCGATTTGAGCCGTTTGATTGGTATTTCGGTACAGGTGTTTCGATTGAAGATGTTAAGCGCACGAGTTACCAACGAATCCTTGAGATCCTGTCGACAGTAACGATTGGCGATAATGGGTACCTATTTGTTTTTGAGAAGAACGGCAACAGCTTGCTTCATGCGAACCAGATTCATGCGGGGCGAGAGCTTAATGTGTATGACCTAATTGGAGATGACTTCAAACAAGATGTTCTGGCTCAAGCTGAGACAGGCGGGTTTGTCGACTACACGGCGGAAGATAAACAGGGCGTGATAGGCACAAAAAGCAGCTACGTACAGAATGTCGGCGAGTGGGATTGGATTGTTGGGACGGGTATTTACCTGAATAACGTCAATGCTTCGATAGAGAAGCGAAAGGATGAGTTACTGGCTGAGTCTCGCAACGAGTTCGGGCTCGTTCTCGTCATGAGCGTACTCGTTTCCCTAGCGTGCATTTTTATCAGCGCTCTGGTTGGCCGAAGGATCTCGATACGCTTTGCTCAAATGGAACAGCGAATTTCCGATGACTTCAATCGAATCCAAAATAGCCGCCGCCGTCTTCAACATATGGCAAGACACGACTCCTTAACCGCTCTTCCAAACCGCTCAGAACTCGAACTGCAAGTCAGCCGAGCTATCGCGCATTCAAAACTCGAAGGCAAGCTGGTGGCATTAGTGTTTGTTGATTTAGATAACTTCAAACGCATCAATGACCAATATGGTCACGCGAGCGGAGATGAATTGCTGAAACAGATTGGTCAGCGCTTTGAGCGTATCTTAGGGCCTAACGATATCGTGTCACGTTTCGGCGGCGATGAGTTTGTTTTCTGTCTGCCGGGCATTCACGACCTTGTGGAAGCGGAAAACAAAGTTAAACAAATCCAAGATGTGTTCGAGCCTTCGTTTGATCTGCATGGTTCTTCTGTTTCTGCGCAATGTTCTGCGGGCGTATCTATGTATCCTTATGATGGAACAGAGGTGGAAGAGTTGCTAACCAAAGCCGATATTGTGTTGTATAAGGCGAAGGAGCTGAACAAAGGCGATGCGGTTTTCTATGACGATGTGATCAATCAGAAAGTGAAGTATGACTTTTCGATTGAAGAACAGTTAGAAACAGCCTTAGACAAGGGCGAGTTCAGTGTGCTCTATCAACCTCAGGTAGATTCTCATACCGAGCAGCTAAAAGGGGTAGAGGCGCTTTGTCGTTGGCACAATAGTGTCCTTGGTTTTGTGTCTCCGCTGGATTTCATTCCAGCAGCAGAACGAGTAGGCAAGATTCACGAGATTGGTGAGTTTGTGTTAAGAAAAGCGTGTGCAGATACTTTGAGCTTAATGCCAAACGGGCCAGAAGCGGTATGTGTTTCTGTGAACGTGTCACCGAAACAAGTCTTTGAACTTGGCTTCGATGACAAGGTGATTGGTCTCGTTGAAGATGTGGGCATCGACCCTTGTCGAGTCACTCTGGAACTTACAGAAAACATCCTCATAAAAGACCTGCACATTGTTGAGCCGATACTGAGAAGGCTTCGTGAGTACGGTTTTGGTATCTCGCTCGATGATTTTGGAACGGGCTTTTCATCACTGAATTACCTCAATACGTTACCGATCACCGAGATCAAGATTGACCGATCTTTCATTGGCAAGCTCAACTCCAGTCAACACAGCGAAACCTTGGTTAAAGCGATCATTGATATTGGTGCGTCTTGCCAAATGAAAGTCGTCGCGGAAGGGGTAGAAACCCCAGAGCAGATGGCGAAGTTGCAGCAATACCATTGTGATTTATTACAAGGTTACTACTTCGATAAGCCACTCTCTGCTCAAGGGTTAGTTGATGCCTATTTTCCTGCGAACTCTGAAAGCCTTACGTGTAGCAACACTTAA
- a CDS encoding GntR family transcriptional regulator, protein MTEWKDDQPIFRQLATKISDQILQGVWLEQQALPSVRAVAADLKINHLTVMKSYQLLVDEGLVEKKRGQGMYVAEGALQKLKESAHQTFINTQIPAIAETLGIIDMSVEELVKQLAQHIKDKS, encoded by the coding sequence ATGACCGAATGGAAAGACGACCAACCGATCTTTAGGCAGCTTGCTACCAAGATCAGTGACCAAATTCTTCAAGGTGTTTGGTTAGAGCAACAAGCATTGCCTTCGGTACGTGCCGTTGCTGCCGATCTCAAAATCAACCACCTTACTGTCATGAAAAGCTACCAGTTACTGGTGGATGAAGGCTTAGTGGAGAAAAAACGCGGCCAAGGCATGTATGTGGCTGAAGGCGCGCTTCAAAAGTTGAAAGAGTCGGCCCACCAAACTTTCATTAACACACAGATCCCAGCCATCGCTGAGACGCTAGGCATCATTGATATGAGTGTCGAAGAACTCGTGAAACAGCTAGCACAACACATCAAGGACAAGTCATGA
- a CDS encoding ABC transporter ATP-binding protein gives MSTLLSVKNVTKTYSNQVGVENISFELKPGQVLGLLGHNGAGKSTLIKSLLGGHNYQGEIEVNGYHPIHQHAELMQHLSYISDVNVLPEWMTVKQLLRYAEGVHPSFNKQKAEQTLSSTNIKISSTIKQLSKGMKVQLHLAIIIATDTQVLILDEPTLGLDLLYRDTFYRHLLEWFHDGERAMIIASHEVSEIEHLLTDVLILKQGHCVMQKSMEEIENDYFIIDVANNHSSEIQKLNPLTSQPGLGTTKWLLESQYKEQLESLGNIYNVGLADLFLATQTEKA, from the coding sequence ATGAGTACTTTACTTTCCGTGAAAAACGTAACCAAAACCTATTCAAATCAAGTGGGTGTCGAGAACATCAGCTTTGAGTTAAAGCCGGGGCAAGTGCTTGGATTACTTGGCCACAATGGTGCGGGTAAATCGACACTGATCAAATCACTGCTTGGTGGACACAACTATCAAGGTGAGATTGAGGTCAATGGATACCACCCTATCCACCAGCACGCGGAGCTCATGCAGCACCTATCTTACATTTCAGATGTGAACGTGTTGCCAGAATGGATGACAGTGAAACAACTGCTTCGCTACGCAGAAGGTGTACACCCAAGCTTCAATAAACAAAAAGCCGAACAGACACTAAGCAGCACCAACATTAAGATCTCTTCAACGATCAAGCAGCTCTCTAAAGGGATGAAGGTTCAACTTCATCTTGCGATCATCATCGCGACGGATACTCAAGTCTTGATCTTAGATGAACCAACGTTGGGTCTAGATCTACTCTACCGCGATACTTTCTATCGCCATCTTCTAGAGTGGTTCCACGACGGTGAACGCGCGATGATCATCGCCAGTCATGAAGTTTCAGAGATCGAACACCTATTAACGGATGTGTTGATTCTGAAACAAGGTCATTGTGTGATGCAAAAGAGCATGGAAGAGATCGAGAACGACTACTTCATTATCGATGTGGCAAACAACCACTCTAGTGAGATCCAAAAACTCAATCCACTGACCTCACAACCGGGGCTGGGAACAACTAAGTGGTTATTGGAAAGTCAGTACAAAGAACAGCTTGAATCATTGGGTAACATCTACAACGTTGGTCTCGCGGACCTATTCCTTGCAACACAGACGGAGAAGGCATAA
- a CDS encoding antibiotic biosynthesis monooxygenase translates to MSKVILQGHILVPDNDLEAVTQALVVHKELTLSEPGCIVFRVSQSTLQPNRFEVYEEFTSRDAFEAHQQRVKVSEWGKISKNVTRHYQVTDVTTPQ, encoded by the coding sequence ATGAGTAAAGTCATTCTACAAGGGCATATTCTCGTACCTGACAACGACCTAGAAGCGGTCACACAAGCGTTGGTTGTTCATAAAGAACTTACACTGTCAGAACCCGGCTGTATCGTGTTTCGAGTCAGTCAAAGCACACTTCAACCGAATCGCTTTGAAGTTTACGAGGAATTCACGAGCCGTGATGCGTTCGAAGCCCACCAGCAACGCGTCAAAGTTTCTGAATGGGGTAAGATCTCAAAGAACGTAACTCGTCATTATCAAGTCACCGACGTGACCACACCACAATGA
- a CDS encoding nucleotidyltransferase family protein, translated as MTDPLAPRVITLIKQDLLRMQVLECVSQLELPQCYVAAGFVRNRVWDHLHGFDSPTPLNDIDVIYFDRNDTSYESAIRYEAQLQERLPELNWQVRNQANMHIRNKDKPYQSSLDAMSYWPEKETAIAVKQNRDGNIECISAFGLESLFDLKITPNPNRRRDVFDQRVQSKNWLTHWPKLTVGNS; from the coding sequence ATGACAGACCCGTTAGCCCCACGTGTCATCACATTGATCAAACAAGATCTCTTGCGAATGCAGGTATTAGAGTGTGTATCTCAACTGGAGTTACCACAATGCTATGTCGCCGCTGGTTTTGTGAGGAATCGAGTCTGGGATCACCTACATGGTTTTGACTCCCCTACACCACTCAATGACATTGATGTGATCTACTTTGATCGCAATGACACCTCTTACGAATCCGCTATTCGATACGAAGCCCAGCTTCAAGAGAGGTTACCTGAGCTCAACTGGCAAGTTCGTAATCAAGCCAACATGCACATCAGAAACAAAGACAAGCCTTACCAAAGCTCATTAGATGCGATGAGTTACTGGCCTGAAAAAGAGACCGCCATCGCCGTAAAACAAAACCGCGATGGAAACATCGAGTGTATCTCGGCTTTTGGTTTAGAAAGCTTATTTGATTTGAAGATCACGCCGAACCCCAATCGCCGCAGAGACGTGTTTGACCAACGAGTTCAATCTAAAAACTGGCTAACTCACTGGCCTAAGTTAACGGTTGGAAACAGTTAG
- a CDS encoding bifunctional diaminohydroxyphosphoribosylaminopyrimidine deaminase/5-amino-6-(5-phosphoribosylamino)uracil reductase RibD, translated as MNQQYMLQALEASRQALPDCQPNPPVGCVLVKDDKVVSVGYTQKVGGNHAEVEALNRYDDGTDGTMEGVTAYVTLEPCSFVGRTPACANTLVKAGVKHVVVAMLDPDPRNNGRGVAILESHGVKVDIGLCQAQVSAFLTPYLGKS; from the coding sequence ATGAACCAACAATACATGTTGCAAGCTCTTGAAGCTTCGCGCCAAGCCCTACCTGATTGCCAACCAAACCCGCCTGTGGGATGTGTTTTGGTGAAAGACGATAAGGTGGTGTCGGTTGGGTACACACAAAAAGTCGGTGGGAATCATGCCGAGGTCGAAGCACTGAATAGATATGACGACGGAACGGATGGAACAATGGAAGGCGTTACCGCTTACGTAACTTTAGAGCCCTGCTCTTTTGTTGGCAGAACACCCGCTTGCGCCAATACCTTGGTCAAAGCAGGTGTAAAACACGTCGTCGTTGCCATGCTAGACCCAGATCCGCGCAATAATGGTCGTGGTGTAGCGATACTCGAATCGCACGGCGTGAAAGTGGATATAGGGCTATGCCAAGCACAAGTGAGCGCCTTTTTAACCCCTTATCTTGGTAAGTCTTAA
- a CDS encoding NUDIX domain-containing protein encodes MIPLNTSIVSGVAISEIDGQTKMLLMKRVKGEFWCHVAGSIEAGETGWQAIVREFEEETQIKVKDLYNAQFLEQFYEAHVNVIELIPVFAVVCPPNQAIELNDEHTEYRWCSLDEAKALAPFPNQHAVYDHIWSYFVDKPVNPLYRVKLS; translated from the coding sequence ATGATTCCACTCAATACTTCGATTGTATCCGGTGTCGCAATTTCTGAGATCGACGGACAAACGAAAATGCTATTAATGAAGCGTGTGAAAGGCGAGTTTTGGTGCCATGTCGCAGGCTCGATTGAAGCTGGTGAAACAGGCTGGCAGGCTATTGTTCGTGAGTTTGAAGAAGAGACACAGATTAAAGTCAAAGACTTATACAATGCGCAGTTTCTGGAGCAGTTTTACGAGGCGCACGTGAACGTCATTGAGCTAATCCCAGTGTTTGCGGTTGTATGTCCGCCCAACCAAGCGATTGAACTGAATGACGAACACACAGAGTACCGCTGGTGTAGTTTAGATGAAGCGAAAGCGCTCGCGCCGTTCCCTAACCAACATGCCGTCTACGATCATATTTGGTCGTATTTTGTCGATAAGCCAGTCAACCCGCTTTACCGAGTGAAACTAAGCTAG
- a CDS encoding RluA family pseudouridine synthase: MHSSKPTHDSENSHTPEHCFTRFQQPIESYSLPERFTFPFYYEPHPLCEIASHQLQQYLETQTDWQHDFGLESDAGRGKMFGVLLVRSPEGELGYFSAFSGKIADQNLLPHFVPPVFDMLSSDSFFHQDTADMMAVNAKFKALQVNTEYLELCEQLAQQKAQAEQEIEAQRLLIIEGRKTRKEQREQGKENLDEQAFEQLNNDLNKASVADKNQQKYLKLNWEQTLNELQGKVDVFTTQLGELKEQRAHISHQLQHKLFSQYAFQNAEGNVEDLNQIFENTPNKIPPAGSGECAAPKLLQYAYLNGYEPLALAEFWWGRSPKSEIRKHKKYYASCQSKCVPILGHMMKGLEVDPNPLLENPAEGKDLDILFQDDHIVVVHKPAGFLSVPGKTIKDSAYTRVQEMHPDVEGPFVIHRLDMATSGILIFALTRRANKSLQKQFITREVEKRYVAMIEGVLTEDEGYVRLPLRGDLYDRPRQIVCFEHGKPAETKWEVIERNQETTTVYLHPKTGRTHQLRVHCSHEEGLNMPIVGDGLYGNKADRLHLYAERLALHHPVTKEWMEFQFDAEF, encoded by the coding sequence ATGCACTCATCAAAACCAACGCACGACTCAGAAAACAGCCACACACCTGAGCATTGCTTCACTCGTTTCCAACAGCCAATCGAGTCATATTCGTTGCCAGAGCGTTTCACCTTCCCGTTCTATTATGAACCGCACCCACTGTGTGAAATCGCCTCGCACCAGCTTCAACAATACCTAGAAACACAAACCGATTGGCAACATGACTTCGGACTCGAATCTGACGCCGGTCGCGGCAAGATGTTTGGTGTGTTGTTAGTAAGAAGCCCAGAAGGTGAGCTGGGGTACTTCTCTGCTTTCTCTGGAAAAATCGCCGACCAAAACCTACTGCCACATTTTGTGCCGCCCGTATTCGACATGTTAAGCAGCGACAGCTTTTTCCATCAAGACACGGCTGACATGATGGCTGTGAATGCGAAATTTAAAGCGCTGCAAGTCAACACTGAATACCTCGAATTGTGTGAGCAGTTAGCACAGCAGAAAGCACAGGCAGAACAAGAGATAGAAGCGCAACGCTTGTTGATTATTGAAGGTCGAAAAACGCGTAAAGAACAACGTGAACAAGGTAAAGAAAACCTTGATGAGCAAGCTTTCGAACAGCTAAATAATGATCTAAACAAAGCCAGTGTTGCCGACAAGAATCAGCAGAAATATCTTAAGCTCAACTGGGAACAAACTCTGAATGAGCTTCAGGGCAAAGTTGACGTATTTACGACTCAATTAGGTGAACTCAAAGAACAAAGAGCACATATTTCTCATCAGCTTCAACATAAACTGTTTTCACAATACGCTTTCCAAAATGCGGAAGGCAATGTCGAAGACCTTAACCAGATATTTGAAAACACGCCAAACAAGATTCCACCAGCAGGTTCTGGCGAATGCGCTGCGCCAAAACTTCTGCAATATGCGTATCTGAATGGCTATGAGCCACTGGCACTGGCTGAATTTTGGTGGGGCCGTTCACCGAAGTCTGAAATTCGCAAACACAAGAAATACTACGCCTCTTGCCAAAGCAAATGTGTACCGATTTTAGGCCATATGATGAAAGGTCTAGAAGTCGATCCCAACCCATTGCTAGAAAACCCAGCAGAAGGCAAAGACCTCGATATCTTGTTCCAAGACGATCACATCGTTGTGGTACACAAACCAGCCGGTTTCCTATCTGTACCGGGCAAAACCATCAAAGATTCGGCCTACACTCGCGTTCAAGAAATGCATCCTGATGTTGAAGGCCCATTTGTGATTCACCGTTTGGACATGGCGACCTCTGGCATTCTGATATTCGCGCTTACACGACGTGCGAACAAAAGCTTGCAGAAGCAGTTCATTACTCGTGAAGTCGAAAAGCGATACGTAGCAATGATTGAAGGCGTTCTAACGGAAGATGAAGGTTATGTTCGCTTGCCATTACGTGGCGATTTGTACGATCGTCCTCGTCAGATTGTCTGCTTCGAACACGGCAAGCCAGCTGAAACCAAGTGGGAAGTGATTGAGCGAAACCAAGAAACAACCACGGTTTATCTGCACCCAAAAACTGGCCGTACGCACCAATTACGCGTTCACTGTTCACACGAAGAAGGGCTTAACATGCCTATCGTTGGTGACGGCTTGTATGGCAACAAAGCAGACCGTCTTCACCTGTACGCTGAAAGGCTTGCGCTGCATCACCCTGTCACCAAAGAGTGGATGGAGTTCCAGTTTGACGCAGAGTTCTAA
- a CDS encoding multidrug effflux MFS transporter, with amino-acid sequence MLFFLVIISAFPPLTIDLYLPALPQMVEVFNTDQSMVNLTLSSYFVTYAVGLLFWGPLSEKFGRKPILLIGLASYMVASVICAMTNSIEQLIGARVFQAFAGSAITVIATAIVKDLYEGREREKIMATIMSLVIIAPMVAPVFGAFLLKIASWRMMFVTLAIFGAFASVLAFCYRETLETKYQGSMFRSWGRMGVVMKNRSFVKLLVIFSITPMALMGFLAAGSYICINDFGLTEQQFSYAFAFNALCASFGPTIYMKLSYRMPVQKVITGCFALLAIAGIFTLTVGGLSPWFFAFIAAPATLMAIIMRVPGTNLMLNQQDHDTGSAVALIQFFSMICGSLGMVLVSIRPDSLIENLGFIQLSVGTLGGLMWLMVRNKEYVTTKLN; translated from the coding sequence ATGCTATTTTTCCTCGTCATCATCAGTGCGTTTCCTCCATTGACCATCGACCTGTATTTGCCAGCACTTCCGCAAATGGTTGAGGTGTTCAATACCGATCAATCGATGGTCAACCTAACCCTAAGCAGCTACTTCGTTACCTATGCTGTAGGCCTGTTATTCTGGGGACCACTCAGTGAAAAATTTGGCCGCAAACCTATCCTATTGATTGGCTTAGCAAGCTATATGGTCGCGAGCGTGATATGCGCAATGACCAACAGCATCGAGCAATTGATTGGCGCTCGCGTCTTCCAAGCGTTTGCAGGCAGTGCCATTACGGTTATTGCCACCGCCATTGTGAAAGATCTTTATGAAGGTCGAGAACGCGAAAAGATCATGGCGACCATCATGTCACTAGTGATCATCGCGCCAATGGTCGCGCCCGTATTTGGTGCCTTCCTACTGAAAATCGCGTCTTGGAGAATGATGTTCGTCACTCTCGCGATTTTTGGTGCGTTTGCCTCAGTATTAGCGTTCTGCTATCGAGAAACGCTCGAAACCAAGTACCAAGGTTCCATGTTCCGTTCATGGGGAAGAATGGGCGTGGTCATGAAAAACCGCTCGTTCGTCAAGCTACTGGTTATTTTCTCTATCACGCCGATGGCACTGATGGGCTTTCTGGCTGCCGGATCTTATATCTGCATCAATGACTTCGGGCTAACAGAACAACAGTTCAGCTACGCGTTCGCATTCAACGCATTGTGCGCCTCATTCGGACCAACCATTTACATGAAGTTGTCCTATCGAATGCCAGTTCAAAAGGTCATTACAGGGTGTTTTGCTCTACTGGCGATCGCCGGAATCTTCACTCTGACTGTTGGTGGCTTATCACCTTGGTTCTTTGCTTTCATCGCAGCCCCTGCCACTTTAATGGCCATCATAATGCGAGTACCCGGCACCAACTTAATGCTGAACCAACAAGATCACGACACAGGCTCTGCAGTTGCACTGATTCAGTTCTTTAGCATGATCTGTGGCTCGCTAGGCATGGTCTTAGTTTCAATCCGCCCAGACTCGCTGATTGAAAACCTTGGCTTTATCCAATTATCCGTCGGCACCTTAGGTGGCTTAATGTGGCTAATGGTTAGAAACAAAGAGTATGTGACGACGAAACTGAATTAA